GAACCAAAAAGAAATGGCAATGGAAAGGGTAGAAAAAACAATGGAAATAGGTCCATAACCTTGGTACAAAAAACTAAACAGCATTCCAAAGGCCAAAAAGCCATTGAATCGAAAAACAGGGATAAATTTTGTAAAGCTTATTGTTTGGTTTTCTTTGGTTATTTCGCCGGCAATCAGTATCATTAGAGCTTGAGTAACCCAAGCTGAAAATGCAAAATGAGAATGCGCATGCAACAAATTTTTATGAGTAAAAAATGGAAAAGGAAAGGCAATTTTATACCGAATAAGCAAGCCTAGCAAGGATACTATCCAAAAGCTAAACAATGCAAAATTCAGCCATTTTTTTCCGGCGGTTAGGAACATCAGACAAAGAACAAGGAATTAGCAAACAGAAGATGTGATTCCACTCATATTATTGAAATAAACCTTTCCTTTCTGAATACTTACTTCACCACGTTCATGCATATTTCGGATAGCTCTGATAACGGTTTCGACCCGAAGGCAAGTCATATTAGCGATTTGTTGACGGGTTAATTTCACCTTTCCGCAGTGGAGGCAAACATTGGAACGAGACTCACGCATGTATTTGAAAAGGGCTGCAATTCGTTCTTCCGGCTGGTGATTGAGTAGTTCCTTTAACAGATAAAACTTAAACCGAAGGCGGTGCACCAGGAGTTTAGAAAATGCTAAATGAA
The sequence above is drawn from the Bacteroidia bacterium genome and encodes:
- a CDS encoding Crp/Fnr family transcriptional regulator; its protein translation is MINIDLLLAMGAVYKRVSQGEMIFMEGNPGSYYFQLVEGRVNWVNINEDGKEYLQSVIEPGECFGEFPLFDDEPYAASAVAEQDSILLKLPKERFHQLLAEHPDIHLAFSKLLVHRLRFKFYLLKELLNHQPEERIAALFKYMRESRSNVCLHCGKVKLTRQQIANMTCLRVETVIRAIRNMHERGEVSIQKGKVYFNNMSGITSSVC